Proteins from a single region of Kocuria turfanensis:
- a CDS encoding recombinase family protein, with protein MSTISQNLDVQLRALTDAGVPAELVFTDKISGTQAERPGLAALMAEAREGDTLVLYSLDRLGRSLVHMVTTIDELIRRGVALRSLTDTIDTTTSAGRFQLNVFVAMAEYQRALIVERVQDGLEAARARGVQLGRKSPITPEQVRAIHRLHRAGLSHYKIHRRVGVSKGAVGRVLRGEIKSLAHVSLELPEDEIDVWDAEALAATHNDPAPRGDR; from the coding sequence GTGTCCACCATCTCCCAGAACCTCGATGTGCAGCTGCGCGCACTCACCGATGCCGGAGTGCCAGCTGAGCTGGTCTTCACCGACAAGATCAGCGGCACCCAGGCAGAGCGCCCGGGCCTGGCCGCGCTTATGGCCGAGGCTCGGGAGGGGGACACCCTGGTGCTGTACTCCTTGGACCGGCTGGGCCGGTCTCTGGTGCACATGGTCACCACGATTGACGAGCTGATCCGCCGCGGAGTCGCGTTGCGCAGTCTTACCGACACCATCGACACCACCACTTCGGCCGGGCGCTTTCAGCTCAACGTGTTCGTGGCGATGGCCGAGTACCAACGCGCGCTGATCGTGGAGCGGGTCCAGGACGGGCTGGAGGCCGCCCGGGCCCGCGGGGTGCAGCTGGGGCGGAAGTCCCCGATCACCCCCGAGCAGGTGCGTGCTATCCACCGGCTGCACCGGGCGGGGCTGTCCCACTACAAGATCCACCGCCGCGTCGGGGTATCCAAGGGGGCAGTGGGACGGGTGCTGCGCGGGGAGATTAAGTCCCTGGCGCATGTGAGTCTGGAGCTACCCGAAGACGAGATTGACGTCTGGGACGCCGAGGCACTGGCGGCCACCCATAATGACCCCGCGCCGAGAGGAGACCGCTGA
- a CDS encoding recombinase family protein produces the protein MAQHAGQRIGYARVSSTDQNLTRQLTALGEVSRVFEEKQSGAKREGRTALADLIGYSRAGDTVVVSSMDRLARSVVDLNQIVGELVAKGVVVEFVHERVTFQPGDADPFAEFQLNIMASFAQLERAITRERQAEGIRAAKARGVYQGRARKLTTEQLDTARELVDTGVPKAQVARQLGIDRSTLYRSLARNP, from the coding sequence ATGGCGCAACATGCAGGGCAGCGAATCGGGTACGCCCGAGTATCGAGCACCGACCAGAACCTCACCCGGCAGCTCACCGCCCTGGGCGAGGTGAGCAGGGTGTTCGAGGAGAAGCAGTCCGGGGCCAAGCGTGAGGGGCGCACGGCCTTGGCGGACCTGATCGGCTACTCCCGGGCCGGGGATACGGTCGTGGTCTCCTCGATGGATCGGCTGGCCCGCTCGGTCGTGGATCTGAATCAGATCGTGGGGGAGCTGGTGGCCAAGGGCGTGGTGGTGGAGTTCGTCCACGAGCGGGTCACCTTCCAACCCGGTGATGCGGACCCGTTCGCGGAGTTCCAGCTGAACATCATGGCCTCCTTCGCCCAGCTGGAGCGGGCGATCACCAGGGAACGGCAGGCCGAGGGCATCCGTGCCGCCAAGGCCCGGGGGGTCTATCAAGGCAGAGCCCGCAAGCTCACCACCGAGCAACTGGACACCGCTCGTGAGCTGGTCGATACCGGGGTGCCCAAGGCCCAGGTGGCCCGTCAGCTGGGTATCGACCGTTCCACGCTCTACCGGTCCCTGGCTCGGAATCCATAG